The following coding sequences lie in one Aquabacterium olei genomic window:
- a CDS encoding Dps family protein: MAKSDKKSSPKAAKAVLPPVAAGGAPIDIGISVEHRAAIAKGLNGLLADTFTLYLTTHNFHWNVTGPMFNTLHTMFMAQYTELWNAVDPIAERIRALGFPAMGSFADFGGISTLPDAPTTPPKAKEMIRILVDGHEAVARTARSLYPLVEEASDEPTADLLTQRLDVHEKAAWMLRSMLEE, encoded by the coding sequence ATGGCCAAGTCCGACAAGAAGTCTTCCCCCAAAGCCGCCAAGGCGGTCCTCCCGCCTGTCGCTGCGGGCGGTGCGCCGATCGACATCGGCATCAGCGTCGAGCACCGCGCGGCCATTGCCAAGGGCCTGAACGGCCTGCTGGCCGACACCTTCACGCTCTACCTCACCACGCACAACTTCCACTGGAACGTGACGGGGCCGATGTTCAACACGCTGCACACCATGTTCATGGCGCAGTACACCGAACTCTGGAACGCGGTCGACCCGATTGCCGAGCGCATCCGCGCGCTCGGCTTCCCGGCCATGGGCTCGTTCGCCGATTTCGGCGGCATCAGCACGCTGCCGGATGCGCCCACCACGCCGCCCAAGGCGAAGGAGATGATCCGCATTCTGGTGGACGGGCACGAGGCCGTGGCCCGCACAGCGCGCAGCCTGTACCCGCTGGTGGAAGAGGCCTCGGACGAGCCCACCGCCGACCTGCTGACGCAGCGCCTGGACGTGCATGAGAAGGCCGCCTGGATGTTGCGCTCGATGCTGGAAGAGTGA
- a CDS encoding response regulator, with the protein MIKVILCDDHALIRRGIRDTLADAADIEVVGEAADYGELRALLRDKSCDVLVLDINLPGRSGLDVLHVLKEEGSTLKVLVVSMYPEDQYAMRALKAGASGYLNKGSDAAQIVAAVRTVAQGKKYVTPEMAQMLVDNLTTPAQEDLHQKLSDRELQTLVMIASGKRLSDIAEQLLLSPKTVSVYRARVLEKLGLTNNSELTVYAIRNGLV; encoded by the coding sequence ATGATCAAAGTCATACTCTGTGACGACCACGCGCTGATCCGGCGCGGCATCCGCGACACGCTGGCCGATGCCGCCGACATCGAGGTGGTGGGCGAGGCCGCCGATTACGGTGAGCTGCGCGCGCTGTTGCGCGACAAGAGCTGCGATGTGCTGGTGCTCGACATCAACCTGCCCGGCCGCAGCGGGCTGGACGTGCTGCACGTGCTCAAGGAAGAAGGCAGCACGCTGAAGGTGCTGGTGGTCTCGATGTACCCGGAGGACCAGTACGCGATGCGCGCACTGAAGGCCGGGGCCTCGGGCTATCTGAACAAGGGCAGCGACGCCGCGCAGATCGTGGCGGCCGTGCGCACGGTGGCGCAGGGCAAGAAGTACGTCACGCCCGAGATGGCGCAGATGCTGGTCGACAACCTGACCACGCCGGCGCAGGAAGACCTGCACCAGAAGCTGTCCGACCGCGAACTGCAGACGCTGGTGATGATCGCCTCGGGCAAGCGCCTGTCGGACATCGCCGAGCAGCTCCTGCTGAGCCCCAAGACGGTGAGCGTCTACCGGGCGCGCGTGCTCGAAAAGCTCGGGCTGACGAACAACTCCGAACTGACGGTCTACGCCATCCGCAACGGGCTGGTCTGA
- a CDS encoding DUF3683 domain-containing protein — protein sequence MNALTELTHMTAQAADAHAAGQPRLREIPYNYTSFSDREIVQRLLGQRVWEVLSQLRTERQTGRSARMLYEVLGDIWVVQRNPYLQDDLLDNPKRRGQLIDALHHRLGEVDKRRTPSADASRDKLVAELLDAARVAVDRFARAFDEMGALRERTTRVLRKVTRGDNIKFDGLSRVSHVTDATDWRVEYPFVVLTPDTEAEMAALVKGCVELGLTIIPRGGGTGYTGGAVPLTWKSAVINTEKLEQMTEVELVDLPGVAHKVPTIWTGAGVVTQRVADAAERGGYVFAVDPTSAEASCIGGNIAMNAGGKKAVLWGTALDNLASWRMVTPDAEWLEVVRIDHNLGKIHDVAEARFELHYFAADGKTPLRTETLVIPGSVFRKEGLGKDVTDKFLAGLPGIQKEGCDGLITSARWVVHRMPKHVRTVCLEFFGNPTECVPSIVDIKDFMFEEMKQPGGAILAGLEHLDDRYLRAVGYATKSKRNVGGSGLPKMVLIGDIVGDDEDRVARATSEVIRLANGRSGEGFVAVSADARKKFWADRKRTAAIAKHTNAFKVNEDVVIPLPRMGEYTLGIERINIELSLRNKLALLDAIDAFFGSGRLTVAAALRKAEDPIELPTAEQLEEKIAAAQAHLAEVRARWTFLHDQLDTPLAEVDDRLAALGYTQHRDGRYAPQAGDTVFNLLQTWSVRVSWKREVRDELAKVFNGMVLGGVVDELKRIHKQVLRGRVWVALHMHAGDGNVHTNIPVNSDNYEMLQTAHEAVARIMQLARSLDGVISGEHGIGITKLEFLTDEEMANFTAYKQKVDPEGRFNKGKLLRGQALRALGDDVHAADLTEAYTPSFGLMGHESLIMQQSDIGDIAESFKNCLRCGKCKPVCATHVPRANLLYSPRNKILATSLLIEAFLYEEQTRRGVSIKHWAEFEDVSDHCTVCHKCVTPCPVNIDFGDVSMAMRSLLTKMGKKSFRPAAAAGMLMLNATNPQTIKFVRSAVVDVAMPLQRMANDVLKLAARKQTSAPPATHGKAPLKEEVIHFINKKMPGGLPKKTARALLDIEDKNYVPIIRDPKQTTADTEAVFYFPGCGSERLFSQVGLATQAMLWHAGVQTVLPPGYLCCGYPQRGAGQADTAEKMITDNRVLFHRVANTLNYLDIKTVVVSCGTCYDQLQGYQFDKIFPGCRIIDIHEYLLEKGITLQGKGAFLYHDPCHTPMKLQDPMKTVKALVGDGVIKSERCCGESGTFAVNRPDISTQVRFRKTEEVRKGEAALRDQGLVGPKDNVKILTSCPSCLQGLTRYGEDTQNGLLEADYIVVEMARQILGENWMREYVDRANAGGIERVLV from the coding sequence ATGAACGCACTGACCGAGCTGACCCACATGACCGCCCAGGCCGCCGACGCTCACGCCGCCGGCCAGCCCCGCCTGCGCGAGATCCCCTACAACTACACCTCCTTCTCGGATCGCGAAATTGTCCAGCGTCTGCTGGGCCAGCGCGTCTGGGAGGTTCTGAGCCAGCTGCGCACCGAGCGCCAGACAGGCCGCTCGGCCCGCATGCTCTACGAGGTCCTGGGCGACATCTGGGTGGTGCAGCGCAACCCCTATCTGCAGGACGACCTGCTGGACAACCCCAAGCGCCGCGGTCAGCTGATCGACGCCCTGCATCACCGCCTCGGCGAGGTCGACAAGCGCCGCACGCCGAGCGCCGACGCCTCGCGCGACAAGCTCGTGGCCGAGCTGCTGGATGCGGCCCGTGTGGCCGTGGACCGCTTCGCGCGCGCCTTCGACGAGATGGGCGCCCTGCGCGAGCGCACCACGCGTGTCCTGCGCAAGGTCACCCGCGGCGACAACATCAAGTTCGACGGCCTGAGCCGCGTCTCGCACGTGACGGACGCCACCGACTGGCGCGTCGAGTACCCCTTTGTCGTCTTGACGCCGGACACCGAGGCCGAAATGGCCGCGCTGGTCAAGGGCTGCGTCGAACTCGGGCTCACCATCATCCCGCGCGGGGGTGGCACCGGCTACACCGGCGGCGCCGTGCCGCTGACCTGGAAGAGCGCGGTGATCAACACCGAAAAGCTCGAACAGATGACCGAGGTCGAGCTGGTCGACCTGCCCGGCGTGGCGCACAAGGTGCCCACCATCTGGACCGGCGCCGGCGTCGTCACCCAGCGCGTGGCCGATGCGGCCGAGCGTGGCGGCTACGTCTTCGCGGTCGACCCGACCTCGGCCGAGGCCAGCTGCATCGGCGGCAACATCGCGATGAACGCGGGCGGCAAGAAGGCCGTGCTGTGGGGCACCGCGCTGGACAACCTCGCCTCGTGGCGCATGGTCACGCCCGATGCCGAGTGGCTGGAAGTGGTCCGCATCGACCACAACCTGGGCAAGATCCACGACGTGGCCGAAGCCCGCTTCGAGCTGCACTACTTTGCGGCCGACGGCAAGACACCGCTGCGCACCGAAACCCTGGTCATCCCCGGCAGCGTCTTCCGCAAGGAAGGCCTGGGCAAGGACGTCACCGACAAGTTCCTGGCCGGCCTGCCCGGCATCCAGAAGGAAGGCTGCGACGGCCTGATCACCAGCGCGCGCTGGGTCGTGCACCGCATGCCCAAGCACGTGCGCACGGTGTGCCTGGAGTTCTTCGGCAACCCGACGGAATGCGTGCCGTCGATCGTCGACATCAAGGACTTCATGTTCGAGGAGATGAAGCAGCCGGGCGGCGCCATCCTGGCCGGCCTGGAGCACCTCGACGACCGTTACCTGCGCGCCGTGGGCTACGCCACCAAGAGCAAGCGCAATGTGGGCGGCTCGGGCCTGCCCAAGATGGTCCTGATCGGCGACATCGTCGGTGACGACGAAGACCGCGTGGCGCGCGCCACCAGCGAAGTCATCCGCCTGGCCAACGGCCGCTCGGGTGAAGGCTTCGTGGCCGTCAGCGCCGACGCCCGCAAGAAGTTCTGGGCCGACCGCAAACGCACCGCCGCCATCGCCAAGCACACGAACGCCTTCAAGGTGAACGAAGACGTCGTGATCCCGCTGCCGCGCATGGGCGAGTACACGCTGGGCATCGAGCGCATCAACATCGAGCTGAGCCTGCGCAACAAGCTCGCGCTGCTGGATGCCATCGACGCCTTCTTCGGCAGCGGCCGCCTGACCGTGGCCGCCGCGCTGCGCAAGGCCGAAGACCCGATCGAGCTGCCGACCGCCGAGCAGCTGGAAGAGAAGATCGCCGCGGCCCAGGCCCATCTGGCCGAGGTGCGCGCGCGTTGGACCTTCCTGCACGACCAGCTCGACACCCCGCTGGCCGAGGTGGACGACCGCCTGGCCGCCCTGGGCTACACCCAGCACCGCGATGGCCGCTACGCCCCGCAGGCGGGCGACACGGTCTTCAACCTGCTGCAGACCTGGTCGGTGCGCGTGAGCTGGAAGCGCGAAGTGCGCGACGAGCTGGCCAAGGTGTTCAACGGCATGGTGCTCGGCGGCGTGGTCGACGAGCTCAAGCGCATCCACAAGCAGGTGCTGCGCGGCCGCGTGTGGGTGGCCCTGCACATGCACGCCGGTGACGGCAACGTGCACACCAACATCCCGGTCAACAGCGACAACTACGAGATGCTGCAGACGGCGCACGAAGCCGTGGCGCGCATCATGCAGCTGGCGCGTTCGCTGGACGGCGTCATCTCGGGCGAACACGGCATCGGCATCACCAAGCTCGAGTTCCTGACCGACGAGGAGATGGCCAACTTCACGGCCTACAAGCAGAAGGTCGACCCGGAAGGCCGCTTCAACAAGGGCAAGCTGCTGCGCGGCCAGGCCCTGCGCGCGCTGGGCGACGACGTGCACGCCGCCGACCTGACCGAGGCCTACACCCCGTCGTTCGGGCTGATGGGCCACGAGTCGCTGATCATGCAGCAGAGCGACATCGGCGACATCGCCGAGAGCTTCAAGAACTGCCTGCGCTGCGGCAAGTGCAAGCCGGTGTGCGCCACCCACGTGCCGCGCGCCAACCTGCTCTACAGCCCGCGCAACAAGATCCTGGCCACCTCGCTGCTGATCGAGGCCTTCCTGTACGAAGAGCAGACGCGCCGCGGCGTGTCGATCAAGCACTGGGCCGAGTTCGAGGACGTGTCCGACCACTGCACGGTCTGCCACAAGTGCGTGACGCCCTGCCCCGTCAACATCGACTTCGGTGACGTGTCGATGGCGATGCGCAGTCTGCTGACCAAGATGGGCAAGAAGAGCTTCCGTCCCGCGGCGGCAGCCGGCATGCTGATGCTCAATGCCACGAACCCGCAGACGATCAAGTTCGTGCGCAGCGCCGTGGTCGATGTGGCGATGCCGCTGCAGCGCATGGCCAACGACGTGCTCAAGCTGGCCGCGCGCAAGCAGACGAGCGCGCCGCCGGCCACCCATGGCAAGGCCCCGTTGAAGGAAGAGGTCATCCACTTCATCAACAAAAAGATGCCGGGTGGCCTGCCGAAGAAGACCGCGCGCGCGCTGCTGGACATCGAGGACAAGAACTACGTCCCCATCATCCGTGACCCGAAGCAGACCACGGCCGACACCGAGGCGGTGTTCTACTTCCCCGGCTGCGGCTCCGAGCGCCTGTTCAGCCAGGTGGGGCTGGCCACGCAGGCCATGCTGTGGCATGCCGGCGTGCAGACGGTGCTGCCCCCGGGCTACCTGTGCTGCGGCTACCCCCAGCGCGGCGCCGGCCAGGCCGACACCGCCGAGAAGATGATCACCGACAACCGGGTGCTGTTCCACCGCGTGGCCAACACGCTGAACTACCTGGACATCAAGACGGTGGTGGTGAGCTGCGGCACCTGCTATGACCAGCTGCAGGGTTACCAGTTCGACAAGATCTTCCCGGGCTGCCGCATCATCGACATCCACGAGTACCTGCTCGAAAAAGGCATCACCCTGCAGGGCAAGGGCGCCTTCCTGTACCACGACCCCTGCCACACGCCGATGAAGCTCCAGGACCCGATGAAGACGGTCAAGGCGCTGGTGGGCGATGGCGTGATCAAGTCGGAGCGCTGCTGCGGCGAATCGGGCACCTTCGCGGTCAACCGGCCGGACATCTCCACCCAGGTGCGCTTCCGCAAGACCGAGGAAGTGCGCAAGGGCGAGGCGGCCCTGCGCGACCAGGGTCTGGTGGGCCCGAAGGACAACGTCAAGATCCTGACATCCTGCCCGTCGTGCCTGCAAGGCCTCACCCGCTATGGTGAAGACACGCAGAACGGCCTGCTGGAAGCCGACTACATCGTGGTCGAGATGGCCAGGCAGATCCTGGGCGAGAACTGGATGCGTGAGTACGTCGACCGGGCCAACGCCGGCGGCATCGAGCGCGTGCTGGTCTGA
- a CDS encoding hybrid sensor histidine kinase/response regulator, whose translation MDRRQRVSDFTPQPPVVAVAPASGADGLPPVRLKVLHIEDNEEDAALVAIHLHRGGINADIHRIDTEVALSDALHEDWDLILSDYNLPGYSGLAALDKIRALGKLVPFILVSGEIGEDIAVQAMRNGANDYLLKSNLTRLAPAALLAIEANRIRIAKQRADLALSRSRQQLRELAQHLQTSIEQERAAIAREIHDDVGGALTAIKFDLAWIARHAPNAQIADRVQQALESVNHAHEASQRIMHNLRPAILEQGLVPALQWMTDRFGKRTGLQARFRTSQEQLELPAGVPLVAYRFAQEALTNVSKHAQATQVSVDVTQAGGVLSIEVTDNGRGLSADDLAKARSFGIRGLHERAETVGGWVDISSNPGGTTLILSVPLSGPENGFIDQLFTNLDADTPASDTDPDDPTVWG comes from the coding sequence ATGGATCGAAGGCAGCGCGTGTCCGATTTCACACCCCAGCCCCCTGTTGTCGCCGTAGCGCCCGCGTCGGGTGCCGACGGCCTGCCGCCGGTGCGCCTGAAGGTCCTGCACATCGAGGACAACGAGGAGGACGCGGCGCTGGTCGCCATCCACCTGCATCGCGGTGGCATCAATGCCGACATCCACCGCATCGACACCGAGGTGGCCCTCTCCGACGCCCTGCACGAAGACTGGGACCTGATCCTGTCCGACTACAACCTGCCGGGCTACTCGGGGCTGGCCGCGCTGGACAAGATCCGGGCGCTGGGCAAGCTGGTGCCCTTCATCCTGGTCTCGGGCGAGATCGGCGAGGACATTGCCGTGCAGGCCATGCGCAATGGCGCCAACGACTACCTGCTCAAGAGCAACCTGACGCGACTGGCGCCGGCCGCCCTGCTGGCCATCGAGGCCAACCGCATCCGCATCGCCAAGCAGCGGGCCGACCTGGCCCTGAGCCGCTCGCGGCAGCAACTGCGCGAACTGGCCCAGCACCTGCAGACCAGCATCGAGCAGGAGCGGGCCGCCATCGCCCGCGAAATCCACGACGACGTGGGCGGGGCGCTGACCGCCATCAAGTTCGATCTGGCGTGGATCGCCCGCCACGCGCCGAATGCCCAGATCGCAGACCGGGTACAGCAGGCGCTGGAATCCGTGAACCACGCCCACGAGGCGAGCCAGCGCATCATGCACAACCTGCGACCGGCCATCCTCGAGCAGGGCCTGGTGCCCGCGCTGCAGTGGATGACGGACCGGTTCGGCAAGCGCACCGGCCTGCAGGCGCGCTTCCGCACCAGCCAGGAACAGCTGGAGCTGCCGGCCGGTGTGCCGCTGGTGGCCTACCGCTTTGCGCAGGAGGCGCTCACCAATGTCTCCAAACACGCACAGGCCACGCAGGTCAGCGTCGACGTCACGCAGGCCGGCGGCGTGCTGTCCATCGAAGTCACCGACAATGGGCGAGGCCTGAGCGCCGACGACCTGGCCAAGGCCCGGTCCTTCGGCATCCGCGGCCTGCACGAACGCGCGGAAACGGTGGGTGGCTGGGTCGACATCAGCAGCAACCCCGGCGGCACCACGCTGATCCTCTCCGTCCCGCTGTCAGGGCCGGAAAATGGCTTCATCGACCAACTGTTCACGAACCTGGACGCGGACACCCCGGCCAGCGACACGGACCCCGACGATCCCACGGTATGGGGCTGA
- a CDS encoding chemotaxis protein CheW produces the protein MGMMEKLDVQTDLAREYLTFRLGDEEYGIDILKVQEIRGYENPTRIANAPHFLKGVVNLRGTIVPIVDLRLRFGCSSAEYNAFTVSIVLHIGQRTIGTVVDSVSDVMEIPAEAIRPAPEMSSAIDATYIKGLAQVGERMVILLDIESMLMSEDMGLID, from the coding sequence ATGGGCATGATGGAAAAACTGGACGTGCAGACCGATCTGGCACGCGAGTACCTGACCTTCCGCCTCGGTGACGAGGAGTACGGGATCGACATCCTGAAGGTGCAGGAAATCCGCGGTTACGAGAACCCGACCCGCATTGCCAACGCGCCCCACTTCCTGAAGGGCGTGGTGAACCTGCGCGGCACCATCGTGCCGATCGTGGACCTACGCCTGCGCTTCGGTTGCAGTTCGGCCGAGTACAACGCCTTCACGGTGTCCATCGTGCTGCACATCGGGCAGCGCACCATCGGCACGGTGGTGGACTCGGTGAGCGACGTGATGGAGATTCCGGCCGAGGCCATCCGTCCGGCGCCCGAGATGAGCTCCGCCATCGACGCCACCTACATCAAGGGCCTGGCCCAGGTGGGCGAGCGCATGGTGATCCTGCTCGACATCGAGAGCATGCTGATGAGCGAAGACATGGGGCTCATCGACTGA
- a CDS encoding chemotaxis protein CheA, with the protein MAETSTDNSTSSAGIDLSQFYQVFFEEAGENLENMEQLLLELDITAADDEELNAIFRCAHSIKGGAATFGFSDVAELTHQMETLLDKLRRHELAPTAPMVDVLLQAGDALKAMLARHQGSGGGEVDTTELLFHIRAMASGEAPAAVAAAPVVAAPALSAPAPAPAEVASASAAAAPTSGPRTVELRVGPLADPSQADNLVDLFKEITDLGTIEPLPDDAALAGLRRFKVSTAAAESELLDLFTFHVAREQVSFVALAEAGAAAAPAVDPGYGFFDEPAPVAAAPAAPAAEKGYGFFDNAPGAPEAPAPAPVAVEVAKPAPAPKPAPVAAKAEKPHAGLEASTIRVSVEKVDQLINLVGELVITQAMLAQNSRGLDPVVYQQLVSGLTDLDRNTRDLQEAVMSIRMIPMSTVFSRFPRMLRDLANKLGKKVELVTQGEATELDKGLVEKITDPLTHLVRNSCDHGIEMPDDRLAKGKPEVGTITLAASHQGGSIVIEVRDDGRGLSREKLLKKAREKGIDAPDTMTDQEVWNLIFAPGFSTADEVTDVSGRGVGMDVVKKNITSLGGTVEIDSAEGYGMRVAVRLPLTLAIMDGMSVGVGEEVYILPLSSVVESFQVSPEMVKTIGGSGRVVEVREEYMPVIELEKVFQVPRFDWEHNSGIMVVVEAESGRVALLVDELLGQQQVVVKNLESNYRKVNDVSGATIMGDGRVALILDVGSLVRRSRH; encoded by the coding sequence ATGGCAGAGACCAGCACGGACAACAGCACTTCATCGGCCGGCATCGACCTGAGCCAGTTCTACCAGGTCTTCTTTGAAGAAGCCGGCGAGAACCTCGAGAACATGGAACAGCTCCTGCTGGAGCTGGACATCACTGCCGCCGACGACGAAGAGCTCAACGCCATTTTCCGTTGTGCGCACTCGATCAAGGGCGGCGCCGCCACGTTCGGTTTCAGCGACGTGGCCGAGCTGACGCACCAGATGGAGACGCTGCTGGACAAGCTGCGCCGCCATGAACTCGCGCCGACGGCCCCGATGGTCGACGTGCTGCTGCAGGCGGGCGATGCGCTCAAGGCCATGCTGGCGCGCCACCAGGGATCGGGTGGCGGCGAGGTGGACACGACCGAACTGCTGTTCCACATCCGTGCGATGGCGTCGGGCGAAGCGCCGGCCGCCGTGGCGGCGGCCCCGGTGGTTGCCGCGCCGGCCCTGTCCGCACCTGCGCCGGCGCCTGCCGAGGTGGCATCGGCTTCTGCGGCGGCAGCCCCCACTTCGGGCCCGCGCACTGTCGAACTGCGCGTCGGCCCCCTGGCCGACCCTTCGCAGGCCGACAACCTGGTGGACCTGTTCAAGGAAATCACCGACCTCGGCACGATCGAGCCGTTGCCCGATGACGCGGCGCTGGCCGGTCTGCGCCGCTTCAAGGTGAGCACCGCCGCCGCCGAGTCCGAACTGCTGGACCTGTTCACCTTCCATGTGGCCCGCGAGCAGGTCAGCTTCGTGGCCCTCGCGGAGGCCGGTGCCGCAGCGGCTCCGGCGGTCGATCCGGGCTACGGCTTCTTCGACGAGCCCGCACCGGTCGCGGCGGCGCCCGCAGCCCCGGCGGCCGAGAAGGGCTACGGCTTCTTCGACAACGCGCCGGGTGCCCCGGAAGCACCGGCGCCTGCCCCCGTCGCGGTTGAAGTGGCCAAGCCCGCACCGGCCCCCAAGCCGGCGCCTGTGGCGGCCAAGGCCGAGAAGCCGCACGCCGGCCTCGAAGCCTCGACCATCCGCGTCTCGGTCGAGAAGGTCGACCAGCTCATCAACCTGGTGGGCGAACTGGTGATCACCCAGGCCATGCTGGCCCAGAACAGCCGTGGCCTCGACCCGGTTGTCTACCAGCAGCTGGTCTCGGGCCTGACCGATCTGGATCGCAACACCCGCGACCTGCAGGAAGCGGTCATGTCGATCCGGATGATTCCGATGTCGACGGTGTTCAGCCGCTTCCCGCGCATGCTGCGCGACCTGGCCAACAAGCTGGGCAAGAAGGTCGAGCTGGTCACGCAGGGTGAAGCCACCGAACTGGACAAGGGCCTGGTCGAGAAGATCACCGACCCGCTCACCCACCTGGTGCGCAACAGTTGCGACCATGGCATCGAGATGCCGGACGACCGCCTCGCCAAGGGCAAGCCGGAAGTGGGCACCATCACACTGGCGGCCTCGCACCAGGGCGGCTCCATCGTGATCGAAGTGCGCGACGATGGCCGCGGCCTGTCGCGCGAGAAGCTGCTGAAGAAGGCCCGTGAGAAGGGCATCGACGCACCGGACACGATGACCGACCAGGAGGTGTGGAACCTGATCTTCGCACCGGGCTTCTCGACCGCCGACGAAGTGACCGACGTGTCGGGCCGCGGTGTCGGCATGGACGTGGTCAAGAAGAACATCACCTCGCTGGGTGGCACGGTCGAGATCGATTCGGCCGAAGGCTACGGCATGCGTGTGGCGGTGCGCCTGCCGCTGACGCTGGCCATCATGGACGGCATGAGCGTGGGCGTGGGCGAAGAGGTCTACATCCTGCCGCTGTCGTCGGTGGTCGAGTCCTTCCAGGTCAGCCCCGAGATGGTCAAGACGATCGGCGGCTCCGGCCGCGTGGTCGAGGTCCGCGAGGAATACATGCCGGTGATCGAACTGGAGAAGGTGTTCCAGGTGCCCCGTTTCGACTGGGAGCACAACAGCGGGATCATGGTGGTGGTCGAGGCCGAAAGCGGGCGCGTGGCCCTGCTGGTCGACGAGCTGCTCGGCCAGCAACAGGTCGTGGTCAAGAACCTCGAATCGAACTACCGCAAGGTCAATGACGTGTCGGGCGCCACCATCATGGGTGACGGCCGCGTGGCCCTGATCCTGGACGTCGGCAGCCTCGTGCGCCGCTCGCGTCACTGA
- a CDS encoding response regulator, whose protein sequence is MHSILAVDDSASMRQMVSFTLKSAGYNVVEAVDGQDAYEKAGGRSFDLVLTDQNMPRMDGISLTKKLRENPQFKTTPILILTTESSDQMKQAGRAAGATGWLVKPFDPNKLIEVIQKVIR, encoded by the coding sequence ATGCATTCGATCCTTGCCGTCGACGATTCTGCGTCCATGCGCCAAATGGTTTCCTTTACCCTCAAGAGCGCCGGCTACAACGTCGTCGAGGCCGTGGACGGTCAGGATGCCTACGAGAAGGCCGGCGGCCGCAGCTTTGACTTGGTGCTGACCGACCAGAACATGCCCCGCATGGACGGCATCAGCCTGACCAAGAAGCTGCGCGAGAACCCGCAGTTCAAGACCACCCCCATCCTGATCCTGACGACCGAGTCGAGCGATCAGATGAAGCAGGCCGGGCGCGCGGCCGGCGCAACGGGTTGGCTGGTCAAGCCCTTCGACCCGAACAAGCTCATCGAGGTGATCCAGAAGGTCATCCGCTGA
- a CDS encoding HIT family protein, translating to MGQRDPGRLVGCELCMQDGGLLVHRGVKLRVIRATEPEHPAFYRVVWNDHVAEWTDLPPADRSHLMQAVAKVETVLREHLQPTKVNLASLGNVVPHLHWHVIARFDWDGRWPAPVWAPLRESVPDAEARLAVPLSALDRLVAEAVRELDLATSL from the coding sequence ATGGGCCAACGCGATCCGGGCCGACTCGTCGGCTGCGAACTGTGCATGCAGGACGGTGGGCTGCTGGTTCACCGTGGCGTGAAGCTGCGGGTGATCCGGGCCACCGAGCCCGAGCATCCGGCGTTCTACCGCGTGGTCTGGAACGACCACGTGGCCGAGTGGACGGACCTGCCGCCCGCAGACCGCAGCCACCTCATGCAGGCAGTGGCCAAGGTGGAAACCGTGCTGCGCGAGCACCTGCAGCCCACCAAGGTGAACCTGGCCTCGCTGGGCAATGTGGTGCCGCACCTGCACTGGCACGTGATTGCCCGCTTCGACTGGGATGGGCGCTGGCCTGCGCCCGTGTGGGCGCCGCTGCGCGAAAGCGTGCCGGACGCCGAGGCCCGGCTGGCCGTGCCGCTGTCGGCACTGGACCGACTGGTGGCCGAGGCCGTGCGCGAGCTGGACCTGGCGACATCACTCTGA